The nucleotide sequence GGTCCCGAAGTCGGACGCGTCCCCGCGGTTGACGTGTTCGATGGCGTCGCCGAGCACGTCGACGGCCACGAAGCGGAACGTCGTCGCCTTCTCGACGTCCGTGTTCGTCTGTCGGGTCGCCAGGTTCTCCGTGTAGATGACCGAGTTGAGCAGCAGGCTGAGCGAGAGGAACACGACCGCGAGGGTGAGCGCGCCGACCAGCAGTAGTTGGGCGCGGTCGCTCGATCCGTCCATCGGGAGGCTCACATCCGCCATACGACCACCTCCACCCTGACGACGTTGTACAGGCCGGTGTCCGACCTCGACGGGACGAAGTTGCCGTAGGTGCTCGACCCGTTGACGGTGGTGTCCGTCGCCGTCCCGTTCGCGTCGTACAGCGGGTCGTCGTCGTAGAGCGCCAGCGACGTCGTGGCCGTGGCGGCGTTGTCGCTGGGTTCGCCCCGGTAGATGAACCGCTCCCGGGCGACGGTTCCCGTATCGCCGGTGTAGGTGACGTAGACGTTGAACGCGACGCCGCGGGACTGGAACGTATCGAGGAGCATGCGCCCGAGACGCGTCTCGTTGACCTCGGCGTCCGTCGTGTAGGCCCCGGCGGAGACGCCGTGTAACGTCCCGTTCGTGTCGTCCCAGTGGACGACGGCGGCCTTGAGCGCACCCGTCTCGCGGGCCGTATCGAGCACCCCCACCGCCGACGACTGCTGTTGGTTCTCGATGTGTTGGCTCGACGTGCTCGCGGACAGCGGGGTGACCGCGGTCACCTGCAGCGCGAAGACGACGCTCGCGAGCAGGATCATCCCCGCCGTGACGGCTTCGAGCGTGTGTGCCTGTGCGCGCACTGTCACCACATCCTGACGACGACCGTCGCGGTGGTTCCGTCGACGTGGACGACCCGCCGACCGATCACCGACGCGCCGCTCGACGGGACGGGTTCGCCCGCGTTCAGTGCGACGCCCCCGGTGCAGTCGTCGGTGTCGCTCACCGTGACGTGTTGACCGTCGGTACAGACCGGGTTCTGCGAGCCGCCGTTCGGGTCTCCGCCGACGACGGTGACGTTCACGTGGTGCCCCTCGGTGAGGCCGACCTGCTCGGAGAGCGGGTCCGAATCGTCGAACGGACAGGTGCCGGTAGGGTCGGTGTCCGTGTCGTTGAACAGGTAGATAGTGCACTCCCGGTCCAGCGTGGTGGTGTCGTCGCCGCCGTCGAGCAGGTCGTGGACGACCGTGTCGGCGATCCGGTCGACGCTCGCGAGTTCCTCCTGGGGGCCCTCGGCGAACGGCTGGAAGATGCCGGGGACGAAGGCCACCACGAAGGCGACGGTGACGAGGAAGACGCTCGTCCCGATGGCGAAATCGATGGTCGTCTGTCCGCGCCCGTTCATCCGACCACCAGCCAGACCGCCAGCGCGATCGTCTGCAGGATCACCACGAACTTGATTCCGGCCATCAGCTTCGCCGTCCGGATGTACCCGCTGATGATCCCCGAGAGGATGGCCTGCAGGGTCACGGCGTGGAAGAACAGCAGCGAGAGGAGCTGCACGTCGATGCCGCCGCCGAACTGCTGAGAGCCGCCACCGCCGCCACCCGAGGCCTGCTCGGTCAGCCCCGCCATCACGTCGAGGAACTGGGTCTTCAGGATGGCCATCACGCCCAGCAGGGTGAGATACGTCATCAGGATGATCGCCACCTGCATGCGGGTCCGGGACCGACGTTCGCGTTCGATGTCGTCCTGGTTCTCGCTGGCCTGTGCCGCGGTGGTCAGGACCTGCGTGATCTGACTGGAGGCCTCCTGGGCCTTGCTGATGAGCTTCACCGTCCGGGCCAGCCGCGGGACGTGATATTTGTTGTTGAACTCCACGAGCGCGTTGCGGAGGCTCATCCCGTAGTTCACCTTGGCGTAGACGACGTCGAACTCGTCGGCGAGTTTGCCCGACGACGTCTCCGCGACGGTGTCGACCGACTCCAGCAGCGTCTGTCCGGTGTCGTTCGCGCTCGACAGC is from Haloplanus salinarum and encodes:
- a CDS encoding DUF7288 family protein gives rise to the protein MVTVRAQAHTLEAVTAGMILLASVVFALQVTAVTPLSASTSSQHIENQQQSSAVGVLDTARETGALKAAVVHWDDTNGTLHGVSAGAYTTDAEVNETRLGRMLLDTFQSRGVAFNVYVTYTGDTGTVARERFIYRGEPSDNAATATTSLALYDDDPLYDANGTATDTTVNGSSTYGNFVPSRSDTGLYNVVRVEVVVWRM
- a CDS encoding DUF7287 family protein, with translation MNGRGQTTIDFAIGTSVFLVTVAFVVAFVPGIFQPFAEGPQEELASVDRIADTVVHDLLDGGDDTTTLDRECTIYLFNDTDTDPTGTCPFDDSDPLSEQVGLTEGHHVNVTVVGGDPNGGSQNPVCTDGQHVTVSDTDDCTGGVALNAGEPVPSSGASVIGRRVVHVDGTTATVVVRMW